A genome region from Fodinibius salicampi includes the following:
- a CDS encoding aldo/keto reductase — MNYRSFKEASIAEVGLGTWQLGSSEWGDVSEEEAFSILQSYIDEGGNFIDTADIYGMGVSERTIGTFLNQLDSDREIYVATKLGRREDNDYGWPKNFTYEAMRDHVKSSLENLGVSQLFLVQLHCIPKEQLQKGDVFDHFRRLEDEGLIKYWGASVETTEEAKICLEQEGLASLQIIFNLFRQHLADEFFEEASQKDVDLIVRVPLASGVLTGKFDENTTFPEGDHRNFNADGEAFNVGETFAGIKFEKAVQFAREIEDIMPGGEMPQLALRWILDHPEVTTVIPGATKKKHIKSNTGASSLEPLSGEVHKKLRRLYEDEIRPNIRGRY; from the coding sequence ATGAATTACCGATCTTTTAAGGAAGCCTCAATTGCTGAAGTAGGACTTGGAACCTGGCAGCTGGGAAGCTCTGAATGGGGTGATGTAAGCGAAGAGGAAGCTTTCTCTATTTTACAATCCTATATCGATGAAGGAGGCAACTTTATTGACACTGCCGATATTTATGGAATGGGAGTAAGTGAACGGACGATCGGTACATTTTTAAACCAGCTGGATAGCGACCGGGAAATTTATGTAGCAACTAAGCTGGGAAGACGAGAGGATAATGATTACGGCTGGCCAAAGAATTTTACATATGAAGCGATGCGCGATCACGTAAAAAGTTCTCTCGAAAATTTGGGAGTTTCCCAGCTCTTTTTGGTCCAGCTCCACTGCATTCCAAAAGAACAGCTTCAAAAGGGAGATGTTTTTGATCACTTCCGTCGATTGGAAGACGAAGGACTTATCAAATATTGGGGAGCAAGCGTTGAAACAACGGAAGAAGCAAAGATCTGTCTGGAGCAAGAAGGATTGGCTTCGCTGCAAATTATTTTTAATCTCTTTCGCCAGCATCTGGCCGATGAATTTTTTGAAGAGGCATCCCAAAAGGATGTAGATCTGATTGTACGGGTACCATTGGCAAGTGGGGTACTGACAGGAAAATTTGATGAAAATACCACTTTCCCCGAGGGGGACCATAGAAATTTTAATGCTGATGGTGAGGCATTTAATGTAGGAGAAACATTTGCAGGTATTAAGTTCGAAAAGGCCGTTCAGTTTGCAAGAGAAATTGAAGATATTATGCCTGGGGGCGAGATGCCTCAGCTTGCCTTACGGTGGATTTTAGATCATCCTGAGGTAACAACAGTTATCCCTGGTGCGACCAAAAAGAAGCACATAAAAAGCAATACTGGTGCGTCTTCTCTTGAGCCTCTGTCCGGTGAGGTACATAAAAAGCTCCGTCGTTTATATGAAGATGAGATTCGTCCCAATATCCGTGGACGGTATTAG
- a CDS encoding tRNA-queuosine alpha-mannosyltransferase domain-containing protein, which yields MNILAVEPFYSGSHKAFLKGLKSHSRHNIIPVNLSYKGQKWQMHGNSVKLAGMTQEISEDIDLLLVSSMTNLPAFLSLTNPRFADVPKIMYMHENQFTQPIPEDEERDLTYCYLNYISMLSADKLIFSSNFHRDDFLKALPEFLEYYPDDKYYYPVDKIAEKSMVLYPGLDLHRFNTQPDQRESNENPVIVWNQRWQFDRNPAMFFRVLNRLNDIDLTFDLILAGDTQHEKPEEFEKAWQRYGQHITHFGYVENRENYSKLLHSGDIVVSTATYEFFCVAIMEAIYCGCHPLLPNRLHYPELIPESLHKPLLHAPVLYNTEDDLFHYLKDLLTGETNPLPKSSLQNINKHLNWPERIEEFDTMFDECSQMEISPAL from the coding sequence ATGAATATCCTAGCAGTAGAACCTTTTTACAGCGGTTCGCACAAAGCCTTCTTAAAGGGATTAAAAAGTCACTCCCGTCATAATATCATTCCTGTAAATTTAAGCTACAAGGGACAAAAATGGCAGATGCACGGGAACTCGGTTAAACTGGCCGGCATGACCCAGGAGATCTCTGAAGATATTGATCTGTTGCTGGTTAGCAGCATGACAAACTTACCTGCTTTTTTATCATTGACGAATCCGCGGTTTGCTGATGTGCCAAAGATCATGTATATGCATGAAAACCAGTTTACTCAGCCAATACCTGAGGATGAAGAACGGGACCTGACCTACTGCTATCTTAATTATATCAGTATGCTCTCCGCTGATAAGCTTATTTTTTCATCAAACTTTCACCGTGATGATTTTCTGAAAGCACTGCCCGAGTTTTTAGAGTATTATCCCGATGACAAATACTATTATCCCGTGGATAAGATAGCGGAAAAAAGCATGGTGTTATATCCGGGACTTGATCTTCATCGGTTCAACACCCAGCCTGACCAGCGGGAATCAAACGAAAATCCGGTTATCGTGTGGAATCAGCGCTGGCAGTTCGATCGCAATCCCGCAATGTTTTTCCGGGTGCTTAATCGTCTTAATGATATTGATCTGACTTTTGATCTGATCCTGGCTGGAGATACCCAACATGAAAAGCCTGAAGAATTCGAGAAGGCATGGCAGCGATACGGCCAGCATATTACTCACTTTGGATATGTAGAAAATCGTGAAAATTACAGCAAGTTGCTCCATAGCGGTGATATTGTAGTATCCACGGCTACCTATGAGTTTTTCTGTGTGGCTATTATGGAAGCTATATACTGTGGTTGTCATCCTCTTTTGCCCAACAGGCTTCATTATCCGGAGCTCATTCCTGAAAGCCTCCATAAGCCTTTGCTTCACGCACCAGTACTCTATAATACTGAAGATGATCTCTTCCATTATTTAAAGGATTTATTGACTGGAGAAACCAATCCTTTGCCAAAGTCTTCTTTGCAAAATATTAATAAGCATCTGAACTGGCCCGAAAGGATTGAAGAATTTGATACTATGTTTGATGAATGCAGCCAGATGGAAATATCTCCGGCCCTTTAA
- the mutL gene encoding DNA mismatch repair endonuclease MutL — translation MTQETDSQHSIIHQLPPEISNKIAAGEVIQRPSSVVKELLDNAIDAGADELKIVIQNAGRTLIQVIDNGCGMGEEDIRLCFEQHATSKIQDVDDLFRVRTLGFRGEAMASISSVSQVTLKTKRPGDDIGYKYEIWGGEEKSFEPAAVEDGTSVAVRNLFYNVRARRQFLKTDATEFRHILKTVQQAALANPDLGIELVADTDIIYDLPKDQLLKERIADMFGKSYRASLIEFEEETSYLTVRGILADPKLTKRSRGEQFLFVNGRPIQHRWLTYVILSIYDTWTGDKDYPFYAIFLSIDPAQVDVNVHPAKEEVKFEDEQSVIKLTKSVVKKTLNEQFLVPDVSRPESRQSHRSRSGNFSTDFNFGGSQSGGSEKKKPVKFPSRINFDRSKSSKGDQDKSQQLYSFEQHKGSDKGQKDFTGQEPEQMGDRGFWQLHNRYILTQTRSGLCLIDQHAAHKRIVYEKALSATEEAIPSTQQLLFAQTVEFSASEFSLLEEVHPILQRMGFNVQLLSGNTAMISGVPADINVGDEQSVLKSMLEQYQEINGQFEFDARESLAIAFAAKTAIPKGKRLSDMEMENLLDQLFACDEPYSDPLNKPTLEYIPLEDIEARFR, via the coding sequence TTGACTCAGGAAACGGATTCCCAACATTCCATTATTCATCAGCTTCCTCCCGAGATTTCCAACAAGATTGCTGCTGGCGAAGTGATACAACGACCCAGCTCAGTGGTTAAAGAGTTACTGGATAATGCTATTGACGCCGGAGCGGACGAATTAAAAATCGTTATCCAAAATGCCGGACGAACGCTTATACAGGTGATCGACAACGGCTGCGGGATGGGAGAGGAGGATATACGGCTTTGTTTTGAACAGCATGCCACTTCCAAGATTCAGGATGTGGATGATCTTTTCCGCGTTCGCACACTTGGTTTTCGGGGAGAGGCTATGGCCTCAATCTCATCGGTTTCCCAGGTAACACTCAAAACCAAGCGTCCGGGTGATGATATTGGATATAAATATGAAATTTGGGGCGGCGAAGAGAAATCGTTTGAGCCCGCTGCTGTGGAGGATGGTACTTCGGTAGCTGTTCGTAATCTTTTTTATAATGTTCGAGCCCGCCGTCAGTTTTTAAAAACAGATGCTACGGAGTTTCGTCATATCCTGAAAACGGTTCAGCAAGCAGCATTGGCAAATCCCGATTTAGGTATAGAGCTTGTGGCTGATACAGATATAATCTATGATCTGCCCAAGGACCAGCTGTTAAAAGAGCGAATTGCCGATATGTTTGGCAAAAGCTACCGCGCCAGTCTTATAGAGTTTGAAGAGGAAACCAGCTACCTTACGGTTCGGGGTATTCTGGCTGATCCTAAACTGACAAAAAGGAGCCGTGGAGAGCAATTCCTGTTCGTCAATGGGCGACCAATTCAGCACCGGTGGCTGACATACGTTATATTGAGTATTTATGATACATGGACAGGTGACAAAGATTATCCTTTTTACGCTATTTTTCTGAGTATAGATCCTGCACAGGTAGATGTTAACGTTCATCCTGCCAAGGAAGAGGTTAAGTTTGAAGATGAACAAAGCGTAATAAAGCTGACTAAATCAGTAGTTAAGAAAACGCTGAACGAGCAGTTTCTAGTACCGGATGTCTCTCGTCCTGAATCGCGTCAATCGCATCGAAGTCGCAGTGGTAATTTCTCCACGGATTTTAATTTCGGAGGAAGTCAGTCGGGGGGAAGCGAAAAAAAGAAGCCGGTTAAGTTTCCGTCCCGTATAAATTTTGACCGGTCTAAATCCTCCAAAGGAGATCAAGATAAGTCCCAGCAGCTTTATAGTTTTGAACAACACAAAGGCAGTGACAAGGGGCAAAAAGATTTTACAGGACAAGAGCCCGAACAGATGGGCGACCGGGGGTTCTGGCAGCTGCATAACCGCTATATTCTCACACAGACCCGTTCAGGATTATGCCTGATTGATCAACATGCGGCCCATAAGCGCATTGTTTATGAGAAGGCGCTTAGCGCAACAGAAGAAGCGATTCCAAGTACCCAGCAGCTTCTTTTTGCACAGACTGTTGAGTTCTCTGCTTCTGAGTTTTCACTTTTGGAGGAAGTACATCCTATTTTACAGCGGATGGGCTTTAATGTCCAATTGCTCAGTGGAAACACCGCTATGATAAGCGGGGTCCCGGCTGATATCAATGTCGGGGACGAGCAATCGGTTTTGAAATCGATGCTGGAGCAATACCAGGAAATTAATGGGCAGTTTGAGTTTGATGCGCGTGAAAGTTTGGCAATAGCATTTGCAGCAAAAACAGCTATTCCTAAAGGAAAAAGACTTTCGGACATGGAAATGGAGAACCTGCTTGACCAGCTTTTCGCCTGTGATGAGCCATATAGTGATCCGTTGAATAAGCCAACCCTCGAATATATCCCTTTGGAAGATATAGAAGCACGTTTCCGATAA
- the icd gene encoding NADP-dependent isocitrate dehydrogenase, translating into MSYDKITAPEKGTKVEKKSDGSLKVGDNPIIPFIEGDGIGIDITPTMRHVLDSAVEKAYDGQKEIEWFEIYAGEKALKYYGEGHWLPEDTLKAIKDYKIAIKGPLTTPVGGGIRSLNVAIRQKLDLFACVRPVKYYKGTPSPVKHPEKTDMVIFRENTEDIYAGIEYQTGTEENEKLKNFLIDELGVDQIRFPDTTSLGIKPISIEGTKRLVRSAIDYALETGRDSVTLVHKGNIMKFTEGSFKEWGYEVAREEYNAEVIGEGPWCKLPNGLVVKDVIADAFLQQILTRPDEYDVIATMNLNGDYISDALAACVGGIGIAPGANINYNTGLAVFEATHGTAPKYTGQDKVNPGSLILSGVIMLRYMGWNEAADLIEKGIEASISQKKVTYDFERLMEGATLLKCSEFGDQIVENM; encoded by the coding sequence ATGAGTTACGACAAAATAACTGCTCCAGAAAAAGGTACCAAAGTTGAAAAGAAATCCGATGGCTCTCTAAAAGTAGGTGACAATCCTATTATTCCATTTATCGAAGGTGATGGAATAGGAATTGATATCACTCCTACTATGCGCCACGTTTTAGATAGCGCTGTCGAAAAAGCATATGACGGCCAAAAAGAAATTGAATGGTTCGAAATTTATGCCGGCGAAAAAGCCCTCAAGTATTATGGTGAAGGTCATTGGCTGCCGGAAGATACGCTTAAAGCTATTAAAGACTATAAAATTGCTATTAAGGGTCCGCTTACAACCCCTGTTGGTGGCGGTATTCGCTCCTTGAATGTAGCTATTCGTCAAAAACTGGATTTATTTGCCTGTGTGCGTCCGGTTAAATATTACAAAGGTACTCCAAGCCCTGTTAAGCATCCCGAAAAAACAGATATGGTCATTTTCCGGGAGAATACCGAGGATATTTATGCAGGAATTGAATATCAAACGGGAACAGAGGAAAATGAAAAACTCAAGAATTTCCTGATCGATGAATTGGGTGTTGACCAAATCCGCTTTCCTGATACCACTTCTTTAGGTATTAAACCTATATCCATTGAAGGAACAAAACGTCTCGTTCGGTCTGCCATTGATTATGCTCTTGAAACTGGTCGCGACAGTGTTACCCTGGTACACAAAGGAAATATCATGAAGTTTACCGAGGGAAGCTTTAAAGAATGGGGTTACGAAGTAGCGCGTGAAGAGTATAACGCTGAAGTTATTGGCGAAGGTCCCTGGTGTAAGCTCCCTAATGGACTGGTTGTTAAAGATGTTATTGCAGATGCTTTCTTGCAGCAAATTTTAACTCGTCCCGATGAGTACGACGTTATCGCTACAATGAACCTCAACGGCGATTATATTTCTGATGCTCTTGCTGCTTGTGTAGGAGGAATTGGAATTGCTCCCGGAGCGAACATCAACTACAATACCGGACTTGCTGTCTTTGAAGCGACACACGGTACCGCGCCTAAGTATACCGGTCAGGATAAAGTAAATCCTGGATCTCTCATCCTCTCTGGAGTTATTATGCTGCGGTATATGGGCTGGAACGAAGCAGCAGACCTTATTGAGAAAGGAATAGAGGCTTCAATCAGTCAGAAGAAGGTAACCTATGATTTTGAGCGCCTGATGGAAGGAGCAACCCTTCTGAAGTGTTCTGAATTTGGTGACCAAATCGTAGAGAATATGTAA
- a CDS encoding S1C family serine protease translates to MKRRDRYLTAILLLLIGILVGALFTIYQQNGVNDHAEVEVTQVTQSTQPVFSDEDLEKLDGRFLFKKIAERVRPTVVYIETEIPISKEDIPDDELHEEKEGMWGNIFPWRARTVGSGIIISSDGYILTNNHVIEGAAEDGVHITLNDKRTFEARVVGKDPTTDLAVMKIDAQGLPAITVGNSNEVEVGEWVLAIGNPFRLRSTVTAGIVSALSRDMQIIQDRMRVESFIQTDAAINKGNSGGALVNTSGELIGVNTAIASMSGNYQGYGFAAPSNLAMKVAKDLIEYGEVRRALLGVTISSIDALAAEELGMDTIRGVRIQRVVPDGAAAEAGLEEDDVILSVNGTPVDESNQLQQKIAVMSPGEVVLVNIWREGEEIEKEIELELFQSE, encoded by the coding sequence ATGAAAAGAAGAGACCGTTATCTGACAGCCATACTGTTGCTTTTAATCGGGATTCTGGTAGGAGCACTCTTTACGATATATCAGCAAAACGGAGTCAATGATCATGCAGAGGTAGAAGTCACGCAAGTGACCCAAAGTACACAGCCTGTTTTTTCGGATGAGGATCTCGAGAAACTGGATGGTCGTTTTCTGTTTAAAAAAATAGCGGAACGCGTAAGGCCTACAGTGGTCTACATTGAAACTGAGATCCCCATCTCAAAAGAAGATATTCCCGATGATGAATTACATGAAGAGAAAGAGGGCATGTGGGGAAACATTTTTCCCTGGAGAGCCCGCACTGTAGGTTCGGGGATTATTATTAGCAGCGATGGCTATATCTTAACCAATAATCATGTAATCGAGGGAGCGGCCGAAGACGGCGTTCATATTACGCTCAATGACAAACGAACATTTGAGGCCCGGGTGGTTGGCAAGGACCCCACGACTGATTTGGCCGTTATGAAGATTGATGCGCAAGGCTTGCCGGCCATAACCGTAGGGAATTCCAACGAAGTAGAGGTAGGGGAATGGGTTTTGGCCATCGGAAACCCCTTTAGACTCCGATCCACCGTTACCGCTGGTATCGTCAGTGCGTTGAGTAGGGACATGCAGATTATTCAGGATCGAATGCGGGTGGAGAGCTTTATTCAAACCGACGCAGCTATTAATAAAGGAAATAGTGGAGGCGCTTTGGTGAATACCAGTGGAGAGCTGATTGGTGTAAATACAGCTATTGCCTCAATGAGTGGAAACTACCAGGGATACGGCTTCGCCGCCCCCTCGAATTTAGCAATGAAGGTAGCTAAAGATCTTATTGAGTATGGCGAAGTGCGTCGTGCCTTGCTGGGTGTTACCATTAGCAGTATAGATGCTTTAGCTGCTGAAGAATTAGGTATGGATACTATTAGGGGAGTACGTATTCAACGGGTGGTACCGGATGGGGCAGCGGCCGAGGCCGGCTTAGAAGAAGATGATGTTATCCTTAGCGTAAACGGGACACCTGTTGATGAATCTAATCAGCTGCAACAAAAGATAGCAGTAATGAGTCCCGGTGAAGTGGTTTTAGTAAATATTTGGCGGGAAGGAGAAGAGATAGAAAAAGAGATTGAGCTGGAACTATTCCAATCGGAATAA
- the recO gene encoding DNA repair protein RecO, whose product MISHTEAIVFRTVDYQESSKIVTVFSREHGKIALMVRGAKKPKSKFSGLIEVGNMLDVVYYYKSSRSVQILSEASYQQKTMNLRTNFEKMATMTSAIELISQLLHDNEVNEPLFDFTQKMLVWLDRTDVHPPVIFPYLQIRLAELTGVGLQLDAGESLEEMNYLNIESGLVSTRNISSHSYKLSSRQAKFITIALQARSSTLFDISFESGELKGLIKLLDRYFKYHVEGLKDRKSDAIFEQILQETP is encoded by the coding sequence ATGATTTCTCATACGGAGGCCATCGTTTTTAGAACGGTTGATTACCAGGAGTCGAGTAAGATTGTGACCGTTTTTAGCCGCGAACATGGTAAAATCGCATTAATGGTACGCGGAGCGAAAAAGCCCAAAAGTAAGTTTTCCGGACTTATTGAAGTGGGAAATATGCTGGATGTCGTTTATTACTATAAAAGCTCCCGCTCTGTTCAGATTCTGAGTGAGGCCAGTTACCAGCAAAAGACCATGAATCTGCGTACCAATTTTGAGAAAATGGCTACTATGACTTCGGCCATTGAGCTGATCAGTCAGCTGTTGCATGATAATGAAGTAAACGAGCCTCTCTTTGATTTTACCCAAAAAATGTTGGTATGGCTGGACCGTACGGATGTTCATCCTCCGGTTATTTTTCCCTATCTGCAAATACGCTTAGCCGAACTTACGGGTGTTGGCCTGCAGCTCGATGCAGGGGAATCCCTCGAAGAAATGAACTATTTAAACATAGAATCCGGTTTAGTATCTACAAGGAATATTTCTTCGCATTCATATAAGTTAAGTTCTCGTCAAGCTAAATTTATAACAATCGCATTGCAGGCGAGAAGTTCAACACTCTTTGATATTTCATTTGAGTCGGGAGAATTAAAAGGATTGATTAAATTATTAGACCGATATTTTAAGTACCATGTAGAGGGGTTAAAAGACCGAAAGTCGGACGCCATTTTTGAACAAATTTTGCAGGAAACACCATGA
- a CDS encoding RNA polymerase sigma factor, producing the protein MKLEQSKHISKKYKQLDDKDLVRFYRQNGDEQAFSELMNRHQTKVYSYIYSMVGSSGKADDIFQETFTKVITKMDDTYNEQGKWIAWVMRIAHNATIDYLRKQKRFVDVNASYDEDSNTDFYDRLPDEDLVSAQEQLEKQETKSSLMKHIGELPEEQRQVVMLRHYYEMPFKEIADLTDVSINTALGRMRYALINLRKLFDKEKEQEEHNYAQ; encoded by the coding sequence ATGAAGCTCGAACAATCCAAACATATTAGTAAGAAATATAAGCAGCTGGATGATAAAGACCTGGTTAGATTTTATCGCCAAAACGGTGATGAACAGGCCTTCAGTGAGCTTATGAATCGTCACCAAACCAAAGTCTACTCCTATATCTACAGTATGGTAGGAAGTAGCGGAAAAGCGGACGACATCTTCCAGGAGACCTTTACCAAGGTTATTACGAAGATGGACGATACCTACAATGAACAGGGAAAATGGATTGCATGGGTTATGCGTATAGCCCATAATGCAACAATTGATTATTTAAGAAAACAAAAACGGTTTGTGGACGTTAATGCTTCTTACGACGAGGACTCCAATACGGATTTCTACGATCGTTTACCTGACGAAGATCTTGTCAGCGCACAGGAACAGCTTGAGAAGCAAGAAACGAAAAGCAGCCTGATGAAGCATATTGGTGAACTTCCTGAAGAACAGCGGCAAGTGGTAATGTTGCGTCACTATTACGAAATGCCGTTCAAGGAAATTGCAGATTTAACCGATGTTTCAATAAATACCGCACTAGGACGCATGCGGTATGCGTTAATAAATCTTCGAAAACTTTTTGATAAAGAAAAAGAACAAGAAGAACATAATTATGCGCAATGA
- the uvrC gene encoding excinuclease ABC subunit UvrC — MSTDSAEIDVKEKVDHLPLSPGVYIFKDKKGRELYIGKAKRLRNRVRSYFQDSGGHDGRIRVMVKKIDDLDVIVTDSESEALILENNLIKKHQPRYNVMYRDDKTYPYICITNEERPRVFSTRTVIKDGSKYFGPYDSVMHMKRMMETIRKAFDLCTCAVARKTVNRTKGPPKWHSCFDDYLESCSGDWDLEEYQETIKKVERMLNGRTKALIRDLKEEMSIASDDLAFEQAARIRDSLKAVQKYSKKMKMVASKQVDRDLFALRVDKEISEACGVLFKVREGKLISKFHRFLKNIDHLEKGEMLQSFVEDYYTGSQEFGSDTIPDEVYVSHELKNDEPLYQYLSEQRGKQVRIHRPQRGEKAKMIRMALSNAKLMLGERKLEKEKAARKRIPHSIKELKEQLDLDRLPRRIECFDNSNLQGSDPVASMVCFVDARTRKSEYKRFNIKTVEGPDDFASMKEVLERRYSRVMKEKQHIPDLIVVDGGKGQLSSAVAALKEIGFYGECEVIGLAKRLEEVFVPGKSKPIMIPKKSSALKLLQRIRDEAHRFAINFHRDKRSKRTIKTELTQIKGVGKKTAQKLLKEFGSVSSVQKAPLDELQAEIGTKMGQRVFNYFGSNNEEHKGD; from the coding sequence ATGAGCACGGATTCTGCAGAAATTGATGTAAAGGAGAAGGTAGATCATCTGCCGCTTTCTCCGGGTGTATACATTTTTAAAGATAAGAAAGGGCGTGAGCTTTATATCGGTAAGGCCAAACGATTGCGGAACCGGGTTCGCTCGTATTTTCAGGATTCCGGAGGTCATGACGGACGTATTCGGGTGATGGTTAAGAAGATTGACGATCTGGACGTGATTGTAACCGATTCTGAGTCTGAGGCTCTCATCCTGGAAAATAACCTTATCAAGAAGCACCAGCCCCGCTATAATGTGATGTACCGGGATGATAAAACCTATCCATATATTTGTATCACCAATGAAGAGCGTCCCCGTGTTTTTTCCACTCGGACGGTCATTAAGGATGGTAGCAAGTATTTTGGTCCTTATGACAGTGTCATGCACATGAAGCGGATGATGGAAACCATTCGTAAGGCTTTTGACCTTTGTACCTGTGCTGTAGCCCGCAAAACGGTGAATCGAACAAAAGGTCCGCCCAAATGGCACTCCTGCTTTGACGACTATCTGGAAAGCTGTTCCGGGGACTGGGATCTGGAAGAATACCAGGAGACCATCAAAAAGGTCGAGCGTATGCTGAATGGCCGTACTAAGGCTCTGATACGGGATTTGAAAGAAGAAATGTCTATTGCTTCCGATGATTTGGCCTTTGAGCAGGCAGCCCGCATACGTGATAGTTTAAAGGCCGTACAGAAATACAGCAAAAAGATGAAGATGGTAGCCAGCAAGCAGGTAGATCGGGATCTGTTTGCTCTGCGGGTGGATAAAGAGATATCGGAGGCCTGTGGGGTTCTGTTTAAAGTCCGCGAGGGTAAACTGATTAGTAAATTCCATCGTTTCCTGAAGAATATAGATCATCTGGAGAAAGGAGAGATGCTTCAATCCTTTGTGGAAGATTATTATACGGGCTCCCAGGAGTTTGGATCGGATACAATCCCTGATGAAGTGTATGTAAGTCACGAACTGAAGAATGATGAGCCGCTGTACCAGTATCTGTCAGAGCAGCGGGGAAAGCAGGTGCGTATCCATCGGCCACAGCGCGGAGAAAAGGCCAAGATGATCCGCATGGCGCTTTCCAATGCCAAGCTTATGCTGGGTGAACGGAAGCTGGAAAAAGAGAAAGCCGCCCGAAAACGAATCCCCCATTCAATAAAGGAGCTTAAGGAACAACTGGATTTAGACCGCCTGCCACGGCGCATCGAGTGTTTTGACAACTCGAACCTGCAGGGAAGCGACCCGGTGGCTTCAATGGTCTGTTTTGTGGATGCCCGCACAAGAAAAAGCGAGTATAAAAGATTTAACATAAAAACAGTTGAGGGTCCCGATGACTTTGCCTCCATGAAAGAGGTGCTGGAACGCCGGTACAGCCGCGTAATGAAGGAAAAACAGCATATTCCCGATCTTATTGTTGTTGATGGGGGTAAAGGGCAATTAAGCAGTGCTGTTGCAGCTTTGAAAGAAATTGGTTTTTATGGAGAGTGTGAAGTTATCGGTTTGGCCAAGCGCCTGGAAGAGGTCTTTGTGCCGGGCAAGTCTAAACCCATAATGATTCCAAAGAAATCTTCGGCATTGAAGCTTTTGCAGCGGATACGGGATGAAGCGCATCGCTTTGCGATTAATTTCCACCGTGATAAACGTTCAAAACGAACGATTAAAACCGAGTTGACACAAATTAAAGGAGTAGGTAAGAAAACAGCCCAAAAGCTTCTAAAGGAGTTTGGGTCGGTATCATCAGTTCAAAAGGCTCCTTTAGACGAGCTGCAAGCCGAAATTGGAACGAAAATGGGTCAAAGAGTATTTAATTATTTTGGAAGTAATAACGAAGAACACAAAGGTGACTAA
- a CDS encoding RluA family pseudouridine synthase yields the protein MDYTNTQPNIPIVFEDEHLLVIDKPSGLLSQEDHTGDPDVLSLCKSYLKRSASSTGTPYLGLLHRLDRPISGLMLLAKDGNAAQVLSKQIRDRTIQKTYWAVCEGSPPRNGVLTHYLAKDRDRNVVEIKPESQKEAKKAILSFATMEQQEQLNLLSIHLQTGRPHQIRVQLAAEGYPIWGDYKYGSNQPDGREMALRAVELIFEHPGHKQQVCLEVAPANQMPWSLFSIAQM from the coding sequence ATGGATTACACCAACACCCAGCCCAATATTCCCATTGTTTTTGAGGATGAACACCTATTGGTTATTGACAAGCCCTCGGGCCTCCTGTCGCAAGAAGATCATACTGGGGATCCGGATGTTTTAAGCCTTTGCAAATCCTATCTCAAGCGGTCGGCATCTTCAACCGGCACCCCATACCTCGGACTCCTCCATCGCCTGGACCGCCCGATAAGTGGGCTTATGCTCCTTGCTAAAGACGGAAATGCCGCTCAGGTATTATCCAAACAAATACGTGACCGTACGATACAAAAAACCTATTGGGCTGTTTGTGAGGGATCCCCACCCCGGAATGGAGTATTAACACACTATCTTGCTAAAGACCGGGATAGAAATGTAGTAGAGATAAAGCCGGAAAGCCAAAAAGAAGCTAAGAAAGCCATATTATCTTTTGCGACCATGGAACAGCAGGAACAATTAAATCTACTGTCCATTCATCTTCAAACGGGACGTCCCCATCAAATACGTGTACAGCTAGCGGCAGAGGGATACCCGATTTGGGGAGATTACAAATATGGCAGCAATCAGCCCGATGGAAGGGAGATGGCTCTCCGAGCCGTTGAGTTGATTTTTGAACATCCCGGGCATAAGCAGCAAGTGTGTCTCGAAGTAGCTCCTGCCAACCAAATGCCATGGTCCCTCTTTTCAATCGCCCAAATGTAA